The Flavobacterium piscisymbiosum genome includes a region encoding these proteins:
- the bla-B1-FLAV gene encoding subclass B1 metallo-beta-lactamase, with protein MRKLASILLFLGILSNSFGQSKNSPLQISHLTGDFYVYKTFHDYKGTLISANALYLVTNKGVVLFDAPWDKTQFQPLLDSIKAKHHKEVVMHFATHSHEDRAGGLGFYRQKGIKTYTIKLTDEILKKNNEKRAQFIIPNDTTFTVGQHTFEVYYPGKGHAQDNVVVWFNKEKVLYGGCFIKSTEAKDLGYLGDADVKDWEKSIKKVQVKFKNPKYIITGHDGWKDLNSLNHTLKLVKEYNAAQY; from the coding sequence ATGCGAAAGTTAGCATCAATACTTTTATTCTTAGGAATACTATCCAATAGTTTCGGACAATCTAAGAATTCGCCATTACAAATAAGTCATCTTACAGGTGACTTTTATGTTTATAAAACCTTTCATGATTATAAAGGAACACTGATTTCTGCCAATGCACTGTATCTTGTTACCAATAAAGGTGTTGTGTTGTTTGATGCGCCTTGGGACAAAACGCAGTTTCAGCCATTATTAGACAGTATAAAAGCAAAACATCATAAAGAGGTTGTGATGCATTTTGCAACGCACTCTCATGAAGACAGGGCAGGAGGTTTGGGTTTTTACAGACAAAAAGGAATTAAAACCTATACTATAAAATTAACAGACGAGATTCTGAAGAAAAACAACGAAAAAAGAGCGCAATTTATAATCCCAAATGATACGACTTTTACAGTAGGACAACATACGTTTGAGGTTTATTATCCAGGTAAAGGCCATGCTCAGGATAATGTTGTAGTTTGGTTTAATAAAGAAAAAGTACTTTACGGAGGTTGTTTTATCAAAAGTACAGAAGCAAAAGATTTAGGTTATTTAGGCGATGCCGATGTAAAAGATTGGGAAAAGTCGATTAAAAAAGTACAGGTAAAATTTAAAAATCCTAAATATATTATTACCGGTCATGACGGCTGGAAAGATCTAAATTCTTTAAATCATACATTAAAATTAGTGAAGGAATATAATGCAGCCCAGTACTGA
- a CDS encoding DUF2147 domain-containing protein: protein MKNWMLTIGVFFFALSIQAQSVIGKWKTIDDETGEAKSVVEIYEKSGKVYGKVVEILRADHKKDVCTKCEGADKNKPILGLNIINGLKKDGDEYSGGTIFDPTSGKKYKCYITLESADKLKLRGYVGISIMGRTQYWTRVKN from the coding sequence ATGAAAAATTGGATGTTAACTATTGGTGTCTTTTTCTTTGCATTGAGCATTCAGGCTCAAAGTGTTATTGGAAAATGGAAAACAATTGACGATGAAACAGGAGAAGCAAAGTCTGTTGTAGAGATTTATGAAAAATCAGGAAAAGTGTATGGTAAAGTAGTAGAGATACTTCGTGCCGATCATAAAAAAGATGTTTGTACAAAATGTGAAGGAGCAGATAAAAACAAACCAATTTTAGGTTTAAATATTATTAACGGACTTAAAAAAGATGGTGATGAATATAGCGGAGGAACTATTTTTGATCCTACAAGCGGTAAAAAATACAAATGTTATATCACACTTGAGTCTGCTGATAAACTTAAATTACGCGGTTATGTTGGAATTTCTATCATGGGAAGAACACAATACTGGACGAGAGTGAAGAATTAA
- a CDS encoding PIN domain-containing protein: protein MRYLLDTSICVFFLGGRLNLDKIVKEVGLDNCYISEITVAELRFGAENSDDPIKSNKAVDIFLKGLAIIPIFGSIKRYAIEKVRLRKIGKPINDEFDLLIGVTAIENQLILVTDNTKDFKLLNGIQMENWFERA, encoded by the coding sequence ATGAGATATTTACTTGATACAAGCATTTGTGTTTTCTTTTTAGGAGGAAGATTGAATCTTGATAAAATAGTAAAAGAAGTTGGATTGGATAACTGTTATATTTCTGAAATTACAGTTGCAGAACTTCGATTTGGTGCTGAAAATAGTGATGATCCAATAAAATCGAATAAAGCCGTGGATATTTTTTTAAAAGGTTTAGCTATTATTCCAATTTTTGGCTCGATTAAAAGATATGCAATCGAAAAAGTACGGCTTAGAAAAATTGGAAAGCCAATAAATGATGAATTTGATCTTTTGATAGGTGTCACTGCAATTGAAAATCAATTAATCTTGGTTACTGATAATACTAAAGATTTTAAACTTTTAAACGGAATTCAAATGGAGAATTGGTTTGAAAGAGCTTAA
- a CDS encoding YihY/virulence factor BrkB family protein, with translation MSQEIEDRIEKIPVVRSLVRLLKRIKMPWLEGFSLYDLLEMYTLGILEGAFSYHASAVSFSFFMALFPFTLFILNLIPFIPIDNFQGDFLLFVQQSVPPNTYDAINKIISDILNNSHSGLLSSGFLLSIFLMANGINGILSGFESSKHVFDKRGWFSQYLVALAISLVMTIILFVTVATIVVFEVFIQKTIIQDVLSDRIPLIILGRYLFVVLMILITTSILLRYGTKQYNKVPFISIGSVFTTILIVISSFFFGIWVIKFSKYNELYGSIGTLLILMFYIWINCMILLLGFELNASIRKLKQKNK, from the coding sequence ATGTCTCAAGAGATAGAAGATCGGATTGAAAAGATTCCTGTAGTGCGTTCTCTTGTCCGATTGTTAAAGAGAATCAAAATGCCTTGGCTCGAAGGTTTTTCGCTATATGATTTGCTCGAAATGTATACTTTAGGAATTCTTGAAGGAGCATTTTCTTATCATGCGAGTGCGGTATCTTTTAGTTTTTTCATGGCCTTATTTCCTTTTACATTATTTATTCTAAACTTGATTCCGTTTATTCCGATAGATAATTTTCAGGGAGATTTTTTGCTGTTTGTGCAGCAAAGTGTTCCGCCCAATACGTACGATGCGATTAATAAAATTATCAGTGATATTTTAAATAATAGTCATTCGGGTTTGCTGTCATCAGGTTTTTTACTTTCTATTTTTTTGATGGCCAATGGTATCAACGGAATCCTTAGTGGTTTTGAATCTTCGAAACATGTTTTTGATAAACGAGGCTGGTTTAGTCAGTATTTAGTGGCGCTTGCAATATCACTTGTCATGACCATTATATTGTTTGTAACGGTGGCAACAATTGTTGTTTTTGAGGTATTTATTCAAAAAACAATTATTCAGGATGTGCTGAGCGATCGTATTCCGCTGATTATTTTGGGTCGATATTTGTTTGTTGTTTTAATGATTTTGATAACAACTTCAATATTATTGCGTTATGGTACAAAGCAATATAATAAAGTACCTTTTATAAGCATCGGATCTGTTTTTACAACCATATTAATTGTTATATCTTCGTTCTTTTTTGGAATTTGGGTTATAAAATTCTCAAAATACAACGAACTTTACGGCTCAATTGGTACATTATTGATTCTAATGTTTTATATTTGGATAAACTGTATGATTCTGCTTTTAGGGTTCGAATTGAATGCTTCTATCAGAAAATTAAAACAAAAAAACAAATAA